In Primulina eburnea isolate SZY01 chromosome 3, ASM2296580v1, whole genome shotgun sequence, one DNA window encodes the following:
- the LOC140826880 gene encoding auxin response factor 1-like isoform X2 — protein sequence MANLSENHFAGGPPPGGPTDALYNELWHACAGPLVTLPCKGERVYYFPQGHMEQLEASTHQGLDQQLPIFNLPSKILCKVMNVTLQAEQETDEVYAQITLMPEQDENEIKSPDPSLPEPQRSTVHSFCKTLTASDTSTHGGFSVLRRHADDCLPPLDMSRQPPWQELVASDLHGNEWHFRHIFRGQPRRHLLTTGWSVFVSAKKLVAGDAFIFLRGENGELRVGVRRLMRQLNKTLSSVISSHSMHLGVLATASHAISTGTLFSVFYKPRTSRSEFIVSLNKYLEARSHKLSVGMRFKMKFEGEEVPERRFSGTIVGVGDNPSSRWPESEWRSLKVQWDEPSPILRPDRVSPWEIEPLVASTLPNSQAQQRNKRARPPVLLSPIQDLSSRGIWKSQSDPPSSFTCHDPLRGPDLYQSPKHSSVTKISTSSYIENLLPLSSNSIYRSNIETAAESVTPASDRRHGNGYRLFGIELVDHSTVESTSLAILTGTAVEDSHVSMDIESEQQSEPLDRNHSNFPSLIYDPDKSCLISPHEPQNRQIRSCTKVHMQGIAVGRAVDLTRFNSYEDLLNKFEEMFEIVGELTGSEKKWQVVYTDDEDDMMMVGDDPWHEFCTMVKKIYIYTAEEAKRLSPKIKHPLTEVKSSKLLSDATIGAEEQSSTMGSAY from the exons ATGGCTAATCTCTCCGAAAATCATTTTGCCGGGGGCCCTCCACCAG GAGGCCCAACTGATGCTTTATACAACGAATTATGGCATGCCTGTGCTGGACCCCTTGTTACCCTTCCATGTAAAGGCGAACGAGTTTACTACTTTCCTCAAGGTCACATGGAACAG CTTGAAGCATCCACACATCAGGGTTTGGACCAGCAACTTCCTATATTCAACTTACCCAGTAAAATACTTTGCAAAGTGATGAATGTCACACTGCAG GCTGAGCAAGAGACGGATGAGGTGTATGCACAAATAACGCTGATGCCTGAACAAGAT GAAAATGAGATAAAAAGTCCCGATCCTTCTCTGCCAGAGCCTCAACGGAGCACTGTCCATTCATTTTGCAAGACTCTTACTGCTTCTGACACCAGCACTCATGGAGGGTTTTCTGTTTTACGTAGGCATGCAGATGATTGCTTACCTCCATTG GATATGTCTCGGCAACCACCCTGGCAGGAGTTAGTCGCTTCTGACCTTCATGGAAATGAGTGGCATTTTCGTCACATTTTCAGAG GTCAACCTAGGCGCCACTTACTGACCACTGGGTGGAGTGTCTTTGTTAGTGCAAAAAAGTTGGTTGCTGGAGATGCTTTCATTTTCTTAAG AGGAGAAAATGGAGAGCTTCGAGTTGGAGTCCGTAGGCTCATGAGGCAGCTAAATAAGACGTTATCATCTGTTATATCAAGTCATAGTATGCATCTGGGGGTTCTTGCGACTGCATCACATGCCATCTCTACAGGGACACTTTTTTCAGTTTTTTATAAACCAAG AACTAGTCGATCAGAATTCATTGTAAGTTTAAACAAGTATCTTGAAGCTCGAAGTCACAAACTGTCTGTGGGGATGAGGTTTAAGATGAAATTTGAGGGCGAAGAGGTTCCAGAAAGAAG GTTTAGTGGGACTATTGTTGGTGTTGGGGATAATCCTTCATCCAGGTGGCCTGAATCAGAATGGAGATCTTTAAAG GTACAATGGGATGAACCCTCCCCAATTTTGCGTCCAGACAGAGTTTCACCTTGGGAGATAGAGCCACTTGTTGCATCAACTCTTCCAAACTCACAGGCTCAGCAAAGAAACAAGCGTGCCCGACCACCTGTCCTACTTTCACCTATACAAGATCTTTCTTCACGTG GTATTTGGAAATCACAATCAGACCCCCCTTCATCATTTACTTGCCATGATCCATTGCGTGGACCAGATCTCTATCAATCACCTAAACATAGCTCTGTCACCAAAATCAGCACTTCAAGTTACATTGAAAATTTGCTGCCCCTTTCAAGCAATTCAATATACCGATCCAATATAGAAACTGCAGCCGAGTCAGTCACTCCAGCGAGTGACAGAAGACATGGTAATGGCTACAGGCTGTTTGGAATTGAATTGGTCGACCATTCAACAGTTGAATCCACGTCGTTAGCAATCCTGACTGGAACAGCTGTTGAGGACTCTCATGTTTCCATGGATATTGAATCTGAACAACAATCAGAGCCATTGGATCGGAATCATTCCAATTTTCCCTCGTTGATTTATGATCCTGACAAGTCATGTCTGATATCTCCCCATGAGCCTCAGAACAGGCAAATTAGAAGCTGCACCAAG GTTCACATGCAAGGCATTGCAGTTGGAAGGGCTGTGGATTTGACTAGATTTAATAGTTACGAGGATCTACTTAACAAATTTGAAGAGATGTTTGAAATCGTAGGGGAACTCACTGGTTCAGAGAAGAAATGGCAAGTGGTATATACAGATGATGAGGATGACATGATGATGGTTGGAGACGATCCATGGCA TGAATTCTGCACCATGGtgaagaaaatatatatatatacagccGAGGAAGCCAAAAGACTATCGCCCAAGATAAAGCATCCTCTCACTGAGGTTAAATC
- the LOC140826885 gene encoding uncharacterized protein isoform X2, with amino-acid sequence MAEVENLDEAKSSGEEEATYKHEDLSTREARNPSHSSGSGSDSDSDSDSDSEDEALAKAQIEALETELSRNQLNYDAHVQYIKLLRKEGDIEKLRKAREDMIVEFPMSSEMWREWAKDEITISTRTEALSSVEKIYERGVSEYLSVSLLCDYLNFVQEHDISVRECSVAGISKARNLFERALTAAGLHIAEGHRIWESYREFEEAIFLTIDEMESGLKEKQVQRIRNLFHRQLSVPLADIRSTLRTYKAWESSQGSSIDITGGELDGLSSNVVSAYQKALEMLIARAHHEEQVSQKDVESEKLQEYMVYLKFEHALGDPARIQILYERALAEFPVCSDLWLDYTQYLDKTFKTSRIVRDVYYRATRNCPWVGELWVRYLLSLERSNGSVEELSIAFERSLRYSFSSYDEYLNIYLTRVDGLRRRFSTSLQNENGMDYAVIRNVFQRASDHLAQDLKNTYSLLHMHSYWAHLELHLGKDSTAARGVWEGLLKISGSMLEAWQGYIAMEIEMGQINEARSLYKRCYSKRFPGTGSEDICHSWVRFEREYGSLESFDAAVQKVTPRLQELQLFMLPQESKNIGAATNEKENSKKSAREKRKPVSNSIDEQPPIKRRKDMDQKFKTHENDEDHTRYPVEVTEVAKVNNNAVESSNKETKDHSPKKPVRFDDQCTAFISNLSLEATEGDLRNFFGVDGGVVDIRILTDKLTKKSRGLAYVDFTNDARLAAALEKNKQSLLGKRLSILKSEPHQGRKKRVAGVHLVLVWLLRAFHLSV; translated from the exons ATGGCGGAAGTTGAAAATCTCGATGAAGCTAAATCTTCCGGCGAAGAAGAAGCCACGTATAAACACGAAGACCTATCCACACGCGAAGCTCGTAACCCTAGCCATAGTTCGGGCTCGGGCTCCGACTCCGACTCCGACTCCGACTCCGACTCTGAAGACGAGGCTCTGGCGAAGGCCCAAATCGAAGCCCTAGAAACGGAGTTAAGCAGAAATCAGCTCAATTATGATGCTCATGTCCAA TATATAAAGCTCCTTAGGAAGGAAGGGGACATAGAGAAGCTGAGAAAGGCTAGGGAAGATATGATTGTAGAGTTCCCAATGAGTTCTGAGATGTGGAGGGAATGGGCTAAAGATGAAATAACCATAAGCACTAG AACGGAGGCattatcttcagttgagaagatTTACGAGCGAGGAGTGTCTGAGTATCTG TCTGTTTCCCTGTTGTGTGATTACTTAAATTTTGTTCAAGAACATGATATATCGGTTCGTGAGTGTTCTGTGGCTGGCATATCAAAGGCGAGAAATCTTTTTGAGCGTGCTCTTACTGCTGCTGGGTTGCACATTGCTGAAGGTCACAGGATATGGGAATCATACAGGGAGTTTGAAGAAGCAATTTTTCTCACAATTGATGAAATGGAATCTGGG TTGAAAGAAAAACAAGTCCAACGTATACGAAATTTATTCCATCGTCAGTTGTCTGTTCCCCTTGCTGATATAAGATCCACTCTTCGCACTTACAAGGCCTGGGAATCCAGTCAAGGGAGCTCCATTGATATTACTGGTGGTGAATTGGATGGCCTTTCATCAAATGTGGTGTCTGCATACCAAAAGGCCTTAGAGATGTTGATTGCTCGTGCTCATCATGAGGAACAAGTTTCCCAGAAGGATGTTGAATCAGAAAAACTTCAAGAATACATG GTGTACTTGAAATTTGAGCATGCTCTTGGGGATCCAGCCCGCATACAGATCCTGTATGAACGTGCTCTAGCAGAGTTTCCTGTATGTAGTGATTTATGGTTGGATTATACTCAGTATCTGGATAAGACGTTCAAG ACCTCGAGAATTGTGAGGGATGTTTATTACCGAGCCACAAGGAACTGTCCGTGGGTTGGAGAACTGTGGGTTCGCTACTTGCTTTCCCTAGAGCGCAGTAATGGTTCTGTGGAAGAGTTATCTATT GCATTTGAGAGATCACTTCGGTACTCTTTTTCCAGTTATGACGAG TACCTAAATATATATCTCACTAGGGTTGATGGGTTAAGAAGGAGATTCTCTACATCATTACAAAATGAGAATGGCATGGACTATGCAGTTATACGGAATGTTTTTCAG AGAGCATCAGATCACTTGGCCCAAGATCTCAAGAATACATACAGTTTGTTGCACATGCATAGTTATTGGGCTCATTTAGAGTTACACTTGGGAAAAGATTCGACTGCAGCACGTGGTGTCTGGGAGGGGTTGCTTAAAATTAG TGGGTCTATGCTGGAAGCTTGGCAAGGTTATATAGCAATGGAAATTGAGATGGGCCAGATAAATGAGGCCAGATCACTCTATAAGAGATGCTACAGTAAAAGATTCCCTGGGACTGGCTCAGAG GACATATGCCATTCATGGGTTCGGTTTGAGAGGGAATATGGTTCTCTGGAAAGCTTTGATGCCGCTGTGCAAAAG GTGACACCGCGCCTGCAAGAGCTGCAGTTATTTATGTTGCCGCAGGAAAGTAAAAATATTGGTGCAGCaacaaatgaaaaagaaaattctaAGAAGAGTGCTCGCGAGAAGAGGAAGCCTGTTTCCAATTCAATCGATGAGCAGCCTCCAATCAAACGTCGCAAAGATATGGATCAAAAGTTTAAGACGCATGAAAATGATGAAGATCATACCAGATACCCGGTTGAAGTAACTGAGGTTGCCAAAGTAAATAACAACGCAGTGGAGAGTTCGAACAAAGAAACAAAGGATCACTCTCCTAAAAAACCTGTTCGTTTTGATGATCAATGCACAGCCTTTATATCGAACCTCAGCCTAGAG GCAACCGAGGGGGACCTGCGTAATTTCTTTGGTGTTGATGGAGGAGTGGTGGATATTCGAATACTAACTGACAAACTCACAAAAAAATCAAGG GGATTGGCATATGTTGATTTCACCAACGATGCTCGCCTTGCTGCGGCTCTGGAAAAGAACAAGCAAAGTTTGCTCGGCAAGAGATTAAGCATTTTGAAATCAGAACCACATCAAGGCCGAAAAAAAAGAGTAGCTGGTGTGCATCTTGTCCTAGTGTGGCTCTTGAGAGCTTTTCACTTAAGTGTA TAA
- the LOC140826857 gene encoding zinc-finger homeodomain protein 4-like, translating to MEHPSQEEAMPIPLNSTYGSHGHGQAHIIYHDMIPSPLSQIPTNVPFKKAIKYKECLKNHAASMGGNTIDGCGEFMPNGEEGTIEALTCSACSCHRNFHRKEIQEEPSFHDPISRYQHNVTNPSTIIGRKVFLRPHKMFTCSRNMESQDEGDDHGSADGVFEANNSPLFVKKRFRTKFTREQKEKLFLFAEQVGWKMHKQEEGVVQQFCREIGVKRRVLKVWMHNNKKNLAKKYNPMLDS from the coding sequence ATGGAGCATCCAAGTCAAGAAGAGGCTATGCCAATTCCACTAAATAGCACATATGGCAGTCATGGACATGGCCAAGCCCACATCATATATCATGACATGATCCCTTCTCCACTCTCTCAAATCCCCACAAATGTACCCTTCAAGAAAGCAATCAAGTACAAAGAATGCCTCAAGAACCATGCAGCATCCATGGGAGGAAACACCATCGACGGGTGCGGAGAATTCATGCCCAACGGGGAAGAAGGAACAATTGAAGCCCTCACTTGTTCAGCCTGCAGCTGCCACAGAAACTTCCACAGAAAAGAAATCCAAGAGGAACCATCTTTTCACGATCCCATCAGTCGCTACCAGCACAATGTCACAAATCCAAGCACAATCATTGGGAGAAAAGTATTCCTGAGGCCCCATAAAATGTTCACGTGCTCTCGCAATATGGAATCTCAAGATGAAGGCGACGACCACGGCAGTGCTGATGGGGTGTTCGAGGCTAATAACTCGCCTCTGTTTGTGAAGAAAAGATTCAGGACAAAGTTCACTCGAGAACAGAAGGAGAAATTGTTCTTGTTTGCAGAACAAGTTGGTTGGAAAATGCACAAGCAAGAAGAAGGTGTCGTGCAACAGTTCTGCCGGGAGATTGGCGTCAAAAGAAGAGTGCTCAAGGTTTGGATGCACAATAACAAGAAGAATCTTGCCAAGAAATATAATCCCATGTTAGATTCTTAG
- the LOC140826880 gene encoding auxin response factor 1-like isoform X1: protein MIVESVQFCRFAGKTLRVDQFFGLSSDPKNRAGFLMANLSENHFAGGPPPGGPTDALYNELWHACAGPLVTLPCKGERVYYFPQGHMEQLEASTHQGLDQQLPIFNLPSKILCKVMNVTLQAEQETDEVYAQITLMPEQDENEIKSPDPSLPEPQRSTVHSFCKTLTASDTSTHGGFSVLRRHADDCLPPLDMSRQPPWQELVASDLHGNEWHFRHIFRGQPRRHLLTTGWSVFVSAKKLVAGDAFIFLRGENGELRVGVRRLMRQLNKTLSSVISSHSMHLGVLATASHAISTGTLFSVFYKPRTSRSEFIVSLNKYLEARSHKLSVGMRFKMKFEGEEVPERRFSGTIVGVGDNPSSRWPESEWRSLKVQWDEPSPILRPDRVSPWEIEPLVASTLPNSQAQQRNKRARPPVLLSPIQDLSSRGIWKSQSDPPSSFTCHDPLRGPDLYQSPKHSSVTKISTSSYIENLLPLSSNSIYRSNIETAAESVTPASDRRHGNGYRLFGIELVDHSTVESTSLAILTGTAVEDSHVSMDIESEQQSEPLDRNHSNFPSLIYDPDKSCLISPHEPQNRQIRSCTKVHMQGIAVGRAVDLTRFNSYEDLLNKFEEMFEIVGELTGSEKKWQVVYTDDEDDMMMVGDDPWHEFCTMVKKIYIYTAEEAKRLSPKIKHPLTEVKSSKLLSDATIGAEEQSSTMGSAY from the exons ATGATTGTGGAATCCGTGCAATTTTGTAGGTTTGCGGGCAAAACCTTG CGAGTTGATCAATTTTTCGGGCTAAGCTCCGATCCAAAAAATAGAGCTGGTTTTCTCATGGCTAATCTCTCCGAAAATCATTTTGCCGGGGGCCCTCCACCAG GAGGCCCAACTGATGCTTTATACAACGAATTATGGCATGCCTGTGCTGGACCCCTTGTTACCCTTCCATGTAAAGGCGAACGAGTTTACTACTTTCCTCAAGGTCACATGGAACAG CTTGAAGCATCCACACATCAGGGTTTGGACCAGCAACTTCCTATATTCAACTTACCCAGTAAAATACTTTGCAAAGTGATGAATGTCACACTGCAG GCTGAGCAAGAGACGGATGAGGTGTATGCACAAATAACGCTGATGCCTGAACAAGAT GAAAATGAGATAAAAAGTCCCGATCCTTCTCTGCCAGAGCCTCAACGGAGCACTGTCCATTCATTTTGCAAGACTCTTACTGCTTCTGACACCAGCACTCATGGAGGGTTTTCTGTTTTACGTAGGCATGCAGATGATTGCTTACCTCCATTG GATATGTCTCGGCAACCACCCTGGCAGGAGTTAGTCGCTTCTGACCTTCATGGAAATGAGTGGCATTTTCGTCACATTTTCAGAG GTCAACCTAGGCGCCACTTACTGACCACTGGGTGGAGTGTCTTTGTTAGTGCAAAAAAGTTGGTTGCTGGAGATGCTTTCATTTTCTTAAG AGGAGAAAATGGAGAGCTTCGAGTTGGAGTCCGTAGGCTCATGAGGCAGCTAAATAAGACGTTATCATCTGTTATATCAAGTCATAGTATGCATCTGGGGGTTCTTGCGACTGCATCACATGCCATCTCTACAGGGACACTTTTTTCAGTTTTTTATAAACCAAG AACTAGTCGATCAGAATTCATTGTAAGTTTAAACAAGTATCTTGAAGCTCGAAGTCACAAACTGTCTGTGGGGATGAGGTTTAAGATGAAATTTGAGGGCGAAGAGGTTCCAGAAAGAAG GTTTAGTGGGACTATTGTTGGTGTTGGGGATAATCCTTCATCCAGGTGGCCTGAATCAGAATGGAGATCTTTAAAG GTACAATGGGATGAACCCTCCCCAATTTTGCGTCCAGACAGAGTTTCACCTTGGGAGATAGAGCCACTTGTTGCATCAACTCTTCCAAACTCACAGGCTCAGCAAAGAAACAAGCGTGCCCGACCACCTGTCCTACTTTCACCTATACAAGATCTTTCTTCACGTG GTATTTGGAAATCACAATCAGACCCCCCTTCATCATTTACTTGCCATGATCCATTGCGTGGACCAGATCTCTATCAATCACCTAAACATAGCTCTGTCACCAAAATCAGCACTTCAAGTTACATTGAAAATTTGCTGCCCCTTTCAAGCAATTCAATATACCGATCCAATATAGAAACTGCAGCCGAGTCAGTCACTCCAGCGAGTGACAGAAGACATGGTAATGGCTACAGGCTGTTTGGAATTGAATTGGTCGACCATTCAACAGTTGAATCCACGTCGTTAGCAATCCTGACTGGAACAGCTGTTGAGGACTCTCATGTTTCCATGGATATTGAATCTGAACAACAATCAGAGCCATTGGATCGGAATCATTCCAATTTTCCCTCGTTGATTTATGATCCTGACAAGTCATGTCTGATATCTCCCCATGAGCCTCAGAACAGGCAAATTAGAAGCTGCACCAAG GTTCACATGCAAGGCATTGCAGTTGGAAGGGCTGTGGATTTGACTAGATTTAATAGTTACGAGGATCTACTTAACAAATTTGAAGAGATGTTTGAAATCGTAGGGGAACTCACTGGTTCAGAGAAGAAATGGCAAGTGGTATATACAGATGATGAGGATGACATGATGATGGTTGGAGACGATCCATGGCA TGAATTCTGCACCATGGtgaagaaaatatatatatatacagccGAGGAAGCCAAAAGACTATCGCCCAAGATAAAGCATCCTCTCACTGAGGTTAAATC
- the LOC140826885 gene encoding uncharacterized protein isoform X1, with the protein MAEVENLDEAKSSGEEEATYKHEDLSTREARNPSHSSGSGSDSDSDSDSDSEDEALAKAQIEALETELSRNQLNYDAHVQYIKLLRKEGDIEKLRKAREDMIVEFPMSSEMWREWAKDEITISTRTEALSSVEKIYERGVSEYLSVSLLCDYLNFVQEHDISVRECSVAGISKARNLFERALTAAGLHIAEGHRIWESYREFEEAIFLTIDEMESGLKEKQVQRIRNLFHRQLSVPLADIRSTLRTYKAWESSQGSSIDITGGELDGLSSNVVSAYQKALEMLIARAHHEEQVSQKDVESEKLQEYMVYLKFEHALGDPARIQILYERALAEFPVCSDLWLDYTQYLDKTFKTSRIVRDVYYRATRNCPWVGELWVRYLLSLERSNGSVEELSIAFERSLRYSFSSYDEYLNIYLTRVDGLRRRFSTSLQNENGMDYAVIRNVFQRASDHLAQDLKNTYSLLHMHSYWAHLELHLGKDSTAARGVWEGLLKISGSMLEAWQGYIAMEIEMGQINEARSLYKRCYSKRFPGTGSEDICHSWVRFEREYGSLESFDAAVQKVTPRLQELQLFMLPQESKNIGAATNEKENSKKSAREKRKPVSNSIDEQPPIKRRKDMDQKFKTHENDEDHTRYPVEVTEVAKVNNNAVESSNKETKDHSPKKPVRFDDQCTAFISNLSLEATEGDLRNFFGVDGGVVDIRILTDKLTKKSRGLAYVDFTNDARLAAALEKNKQSLLGKRLSILKSEPHQGRKKRVAGNANKPKNMGEVDSPEASKGRRGSQPQSVSKAHKVDVQLTGRNTFAVPRNVKALGWNSSDRGKPPAKGVREEGDEIPKSNDEFRKMFLKN; encoded by the exons ATGGCGGAAGTTGAAAATCTCGATGAAGCTAAATCTTCCGGCGAAGAAGAAGCCACGTATAAACACGAAGACCTATCCACACGCGAAGCTCGTAACCCTAGCCATAGTTCGGGCTCGGGCTCCGACTCCGACTCCGACTCCGACTCCGACTCTGAAGACGAGGCTCTGGCGAAGGCCCAAATCGAAGCCCTAGAAACGGAGTTAAGCAGAAATCAGCTCAATTATGATGCTCATGTCCAA TATATAAAGCTCCTTAGGAAGGAAGGGGACATAGAGAAGCTGAGAAAGGCTAGGGAAGATATGATTGTAGAGTTCCCAATGAGTTCTGAGATGTGGAGGGAATGGGCTAAAGATGAAATAACCATAAGCACTAG AACGGAGGCattatcttcagttgagaagatTTACGAGCGAGGAGTGTCTGAGTATCTG TCTGTTTCCCTGTTGTGTGATTACTTAAATTTTGTTCAAGAACATGATATATCGGTTCGTGAGTGTTCTGTGGCTGGCATATCAAAGGCGAGAAATCTTTTTGAGCGTGCTCTTACTGCTGCTGGGTTGCACATTGCTGAAGGTCACAGGATATGGGAATCATACAGGGAGTTTGAAGAAGCAATTTTTCTCACAATTGATGAAATGGAATCTGGG TTGAAAGAAAAACAAGTCCAACGTATACGAAATTTATTCCATCGTCAGTTGTCTGTTCCCCTTGCTGATATAAGATCCACTCTTCGCACTTACAAGGCCTGGGAATCCAGTCAAGGGAGCTCCATTGATATTACTGGTGGTGAATTGGATGGCCTTTCATCAAATGTGGTGTCTGCATACCAAAAGGCCTTAGAGATGTTGATTGCTCGTGCTCATCATGAGGAACAAGTTTCCCAGAAGGATGTTGAATCAGAAAAACTTCAAGAATACATG GTGTACTTGAAATTTGAGCATGCTCTTGGGGATCCAGCCCGCATACAGATCCTGTATGAACGTGCTCTAGCAGAGTTTCCTGTATGTAGTGATTTATGGTTGGATTATACTCAGTATCTGGATAAGACGTTCAAG ACCTCGAGAATTGTGAGGGATGTTTATTACCGAGCCACAAGGAACTGTCCGTGGGTTGGAGAACTGTGGGTTCGCTACTTGCTTTCCCTAGAGCGCAGTAATGGTTCTGTGGAAGAGTTATCTATT GCATTTGAGAGATCACTTCGGTACTCTTTTTCCAGTTATGACGAG TACCTAAATATATATCTCACTAGGGTTGATGGGTTAAGAAGGAGATTCTCTACATCATTACAAAATGAGAATGGCATGGACTATGCAGTTATACGGAATGTTTTTCAG AGAGCATCAGATCACTTGGCCCAAGATCTCAAGAATACATACAGTTTGTTGCACATGCATAGTTATTGGGCTCATTTAGAGTTACACTTGGGAAAAGATTCGACTGCAGCACGTGGTGTCTGGGAGGGGTTGCTTAAAATTAG TGGGTCTATGCTGGAAGCTTGGCAAGGTTATATAGCAATGGAAATTGAGATGGGCCAGATAAATGAGGCCAGATCACTCTATAAGAGATGCTACAGTAAAAGATTCCCTGGGACTGGCTCAGAG GACATATGCCATTCATGGGTTCGGTTTGAGAGGGAATATGGTTCTCTGGAAAGCTTTGATGCCGCTGTGCAAAAG GTGACACCGCGCCTGCAAGAGCTGCAGTTATTTATGTTGCCGCAGGAAAGTAAAAATATTGGTGCAGCaacaaatgaaaaagaaaattctaAGAAGAGTGCTCGCGAGAAGAGGAAGCCTGTTTCCAATTCAATCGATGAGCAGCCTCCAATCAAACGTCGCAAAGATATGGATCAAAAGTTTAAGACGCATGAAAATGATGAAGATCATACCAGATACCCGGTTGAAGTAACTGAGGTTGCCAAAGTAAATAACAACGCAGTGGAGAGTTCGAACAAAGAAACAAAGGATCACTCTCCTAAAAAACCTGTTCGTTTTGATGATCAATGCACAGCCTTTATATCGAACCTCAGCCTAGAG GCAACCGAGGGGGACCTGCGTAATTTCTTTGGTGTTGATGGAGGAGTGGTGGATATTCGAATACTAACTGACAAACTCACAAAAAAATCAAGG GGATTGGCATATGTTGATTTCACCAACGATGCTCGCCTTGCTGCGGCTCTGGAAAAGAACAAGCAAAGTTTGCTCGGCAAGAGATTAAGCATTTTGAAATCAGAACCACATCAAGGCCGAAAAAAAAGAGTAGCTG GAAATGCCAACAAACCAAAGAACATGGGGGAAGTGGATTCGCCCGAGGCTTCCAAAGGAAGAAGGGGGTCTCAACCTCAGTCTGTAAGTAAGGCACATAAAGTGGATGTCCAGTTAACGGGAAGGAACACATTTGCAGTGCCAAGAAACGTTAAAGCCCTGGGTTGGAATAGCAGCGACAGAGGTAAACCGCCAGCCAAAGGAGTTAGGGAAGAGGGAGATGAAATCCCGAAATCTAATGATGAGTTCAGGAAGATGTTCCTGAAAAATTGA